From the Saccharomycodes ludwigii strain NBRC 1722 chromosome I, whole genome shotgun sequence genome, one window contains:
- the SMM1 gene encoding tRNA-dihydrouridine(20) synthase (NAD(+)) (similar to Saccharomyces cerevisiae YNR015W | SMM1 | Suppressor of Mitochondrial Mutation), with amino-acid sequence MVVYTSKLCLAPMVRAGELPTRLLALRYGADLVWGPEIIDKKLVQCKRVVNNTLNTIDFVAPNNNKNGDSNIVVFRTYPKEESGKLIFQLGTSTPSIAVEATSKIIKDVDGIDVNAGCPKHFSIHSGMGAALLKTPDKLCTILKELVEKIGNPNNKPISVKIRILDHKEDTLNLVEKLCQTGIKNLTVHCRTPIMRNRELPIRDYIPFIFDICEKNGVSLIMNGGLKNRKHFFEIKEKMKLNNKIGGMFADCAEANPSIFSESPLYWFQVVKDYIEVANQFDHSVHNVKYSLTRIIPGKSKLYQLITRSKSLKEINYILTNYILDNKTGEADKVNAEKYLDECREKEKIVKQELNKLKQEQAKHKLVPDIVNATNNLKANKRHKT; translated from the coding sequence atggTTGTTTATACCAGCAAGTTATGTTTAGCCCCTATGGTTAGGGCGGGTGAATTGCCTACAAGATTATTAGCCTTAAGATATGGTGCTGATTTGGTATGGGGACCAGAAATAATTGATAAAAAGTTAGTTCAATGCAAAAGAGTAGTCAATAATACATTAAATACTATTGATTTCGTGGCtccaaacaataataaaaatggtgaTTCTAATATCGTCGTCTTTAGAACGTATCCTAAAGAAGAAAGTGGTAAATTGATTTTTCAACTAGGAACCTCCACACCAAGCATAGCCGTTGAGGCAActtcaaaaattataaaagatGTTGATGGAATTGATGTCAACGCAGGTTGCCCTAAACATTTTTCTATTCATTCAGGTATGGGAGCTGCATTGTTAAAGACTCCAGACAAGTTGTGTACCATTCTAAAAGAATTAGtggaaaaaattggtaatccaaataataaacctATAAGCGTTAAAATAAGAATTCTAGATCACAAGGAAGATACTTTGAATTTAGTAGAAAAATTATGTCAAACGGGTATCAAAAATCTAACAGTCCACTGCAGAACACCAATAATGAGGAATAGGGAACTCCCCATTAGAGATTATATACCATTTATCTTTGACATTtgtgaaaaaaatggtgTAAGCTTAATAATGAACGGTGGATTGAAAAATCGCAAACATTTTTTcgaaattaaagaaaaaatgaaattaaacaataaaattggCGGAATGTTTGCTGACTGTGCTGAAGCTAATCCGAGTATCTTTAGTGAATCACCGCTCTATTGGTTCCAAGTCGTAAAGGATTACATTGAGGTTGCCAATCAATTTGATCATTCTGTTCACAATGTTAAATATTCTTTGACAAGAATTATACCTGGCAAGTCCAAATTGTATCAGCTTATAACGAGAAGTAAATCcttaaaagaaattaactacattttaacaaattacATTCTAGATAACAAAACTGGCGAAGCTGATAAAGTAAATGCTGAAAAGTATTTAGATGAATGCagagaaaaggaaaaaatagtCAAACAAGAATTGAATAAACTCAAACAAGAACAAGCAAAGCATAAGCTTGTTCCAGATATCGTGAATGCTACTAATAATCTTAAAGCTAATAAAAGGCATAAAACTTAA